Proteins from one Entomospira culicis genomic window:
- a CDS encoding septal ring lytic transglycosylase RlpA family protein yields the protein MKYLVLIMVALLPSTLLAFQEEGLASWYGGKYQGRLTANGEIFDTHKISAAHKTLPFGTIVTVLNLENGKSIDVRINDRGPFIAGRIIDLSYAAAKEIGMLNQGLAKVRISVKDSVTEVKLATIQVGAFKNIAYAKKMKDMLIEAGFSPYAIMTTSGLVRIEIKNVPQEQALTMVKRLKELGIENPLIKTSS from the coding sequence ATGAAATACCTAGTTCTTATCATGGTCGCTCTTCTGCCCAGCACACTCTTGGCCTTTCAAGAGGAAGGCTTAGCCAGTTGGTACGGAGGAAAGTACCAAGGACGACTTACCGCTAATGGCGAAATTTTTGATACGCACAAGATCTCGGCAGCGCATAAAACGCTTCCATTTGGCACAATCGTTACGGTCTTAAATCTGGAAAATGGTAAATCTATCGATGTGCGGATCAATGATCGAGGGCCTTTTATCGCCGGTCGTATTATCGATCTCTCCTACGCTGCAGCCAAAGAGATCGGTATGCTCAATCAAGGGCTTGCGAAAGTCCGTATCTCCGTGAAAGACTCGGTAACAGAAGTAAAACTCGCAACCATCCAAGTAGGCGCATTTAAAAATATCGCCTACGCAAAGAAAATGAAAGATATGCTTATTGAAGCGGGATTTTCTCCCTATGCCATCATGACGACATCTGGATTAGTACGCATAGAAATTAAAAACGTCCCTCAAGAACAGGCGCTAACCATGGTAAAACGTCTAAAAGAGCTCGGAATTGAAAACCCCTTGATAAAAACTTCTTCTTAG
- a CDS encoding ComF family protein: protein MNFSEIIKASIYDLKFRHRYDYKFYWAQKIATYLSRYDKEDYRFVLAPSHSAEHLMLAIAKQLMYAYQYKVEFILYKKRNIQQKNLDKAQRMIAQKDNIYLKERDKGRVIGRKWVVLDDIYTTGSTLYYCTKVLMDAGALEVESVSLALVSDKI from the coding sequence ATGAATTTTTCTGAAATTATCAAAGCGAGTATTTATGATCTTAAATTCCGCCATCGTTATGATTATAAATTTTATTGGGCGCAGAAGATAGCCACGTATCTATCTCGTTACGATAAAGAGGATTATCGCTTTGTTCTTGCTCCTTCTCACTCTGCGGAGCATTTGATGTTAGCAATTGCAAAGCAGCTAATGTATGCGTATCAATATAAAGTAGAGTTCATTCTCTATAAAAAGAGAAATATTCAGCAAAAAAATCTTGATAAAGCACAAAGAATGATTGCGCAAAAAGATAATATTTATCTTAAAGAACGAGATAAAGGGAGAGTGATTGGAAGGAAGTGGGTGGTGCTGGACGATATTTATACGACAGGAAGCACTCTTTACTATTGTACGAAAGTACTTATGGATGCGGGTGCGTTAGAGGTAGAGAGCGTTAGCTTGGCATTGGTATCGGATAAAATTTAG
- a CDS encoding helix-turn-helix domain-containing protein — MKSIGEILTEARQTKKLTIEQVVNETHIPKQYILSLEADQFENISVGESNLLGFLRMYALFLGLDVDKILSMYKNYKLIEEQAPYEELLKKEINMKKILLRVGGGILLLFGLFFLLNQFFEINLFTVNQTVKLRSNKMKKTRKDILFNQELVLSVDGYLYYLKFSLSETQDIEGVIRGEDAYRDFLLSSEEPFSVVLNTLSFNVEVPATLRISYDKVYSDKRLSIYLEAENYVSLQDGDSIANSSTDRADNSIDLDVSIRQEREVLMSVRSSIPVNPIIMFKGYVNYRHRLDNSEVIDRYYQAGEQIQRTMHNNMKIWTSNAGRTTLKIGLNEIALGRDGEVAVKILYWQRNSTTGMLDLIIEDV, encoded by the coding sequence ATGAAGAGTATTGGTGAGATTTTGACAGAAGCGCGTCAGACCAAAAAGTTGACCATCGAACAGGTGGTCAATGAGACGCATATCCCCAAACAGTATATTCTCTCGCTAGAAGCCGATCAGTTTGAGAATATCTCCGTAGGAGAGAGCAATTTATTGGGATTCTTGCGTATGTATGCGCTCTTTCTTGGGTTAGATGTGGATAAAATTTTATCAATGTATAAAAATTATAAGCTAATAGAAGAACAGGCGCCCTATGAAGAACTTCTCAAAAAAGAGATAAACATGAAGAAAATTCTCTTACGCGTTGGTGGTGGAATTCTTCTTCTCTTTGGCTTATTTTTCCTGCTTAATCAGTTTTTTGAGATAAATCTTTTTACTGTTAATCAAACGGTTAAACTTCGCAGTAATAAAATGAAGAAGACGCGTAAAGATATTCTCTTTAATCAAGAGTTGGTGTTATCGGTGGATGGATATCTTTATTATCTAAAATTTTCTCTAAGTGAAACTCAGGATATCGAGGGCGTTATTCGAGGTGAAGATGCTTATCGTGACTTCCTACTCTCTTCCGAGGAGCCCTTTAGTGTCGTTTTAAATACATTAAGTTTTAATGTAGAGGTGCCTGCAACCTTACGTATTTCTTACGATAAAGTCTACTCTGATAAACGTTTATCGATCTATCTGGAGGCAGAAAATTATGTCTCGTTGCAAGATGGCGATTCGATAGCAAATTCCTCTACGGATAGGGCGGATAATAGCATCGATTTAGATGTCTCTATTCGTCAAGAGCGTGAAGTCTTGATGAGCGTGCGATCAAGTATTCCGGTCAATCCTATCATTATGTTTAAGGGATATGTTAATTATCGTCATCGGTTGGATAACAGTGAGGTGATCGATCGTTATTATCAGGCTGGGGAACAAATTCAACGCACTATGCATAATAACATGAAGATTTGGACATCGAATGCTGGGCGCACTACCTTAAAAATTGGTCTAAATGAGATTGCTTTGGGGCGTGATGGAGAGGTTGCTGTAAAAATTCTCTATTGGCAACGCAATTCTACAACCGGAATGTTAGATCTTATCATTGAGGATGTTTAG
- a CDS encoding LolA family protein — protein sequence MHKIYLILLTLFLAGSLGAQESADAFFQRVSDRYAKIEDYDAAVRIQRGERIEFGRLRYKSPNLLRLDYTAPSGQILVVSENKVELYLPRSGVVMEQVLPAQSDAEVMGLSGNGLRLLRENYFISFSNNGQPEPLESGSAERVVKLSLKWRVNAEGFRSLEISVNPETLLIRRITGITSLFENIRYDFTNITINRGMNSSIFVFTPEEGQSVVRYPNFLNLQDN from the coding sequence ATGCATAAAATCTACCTAATATTATTAACGCTATTTTTGGCTGGTTCTCTTGGGGCGCAGGAGAGTGCTGATGCCTTTTTCCAACGGGTCTCCGATCGCTATGCCAAGATTGAGGATTATGATGCTGCGGTACGTATCCAACGTGGGGAACGCATAGAGTTTGGTCGCTTGCGCTACAAATCGCCCAATCTCTTACGCCTTGATTATACGGCCCCTTCGGGACAAATCTTAGTGGTATCAGAAAATAAGGTGGAACTCTACCTCCCTCGATCTGGTGTGGTAATGGAGCAGGTTCTTCCTGCCCAAAGTGATGCCGAAGTGATGGGGCTTTCGGGTAATGGATTACGCCTTTTGCGTGAAAATTACTTTATCAGTTTTAGTAATAATGGTCAACCTGAGCCTCTGGAGAGTGGTTCTGCCGAGCGGGTGGTTAAGTTGTCTCTTAAGTGGCGTGTAAACGCCGAGGGCTTTCGTTCTTTAGAAATTTCCGTAAACCCAGAGACACTTCTCATTCGTCGTATTACAGGGATTACTAGCCTCTTTGAGAATATCCGCTATGATTTTACCAATATTACAATTAATCGAGGCATGAATAGTAGCATTTTTGTCTTCACTCCAGAGGAAGGACAATCCGTGGTACGCTACCCTAATTTTCTGAATCTACAGGACAACTAA
- the gltX gene encoding glutamate--tRNA ligase — MSVRVRYAPSPTGYQHIGGARTALFNYFFARSQGGKFLLRVEDTDQERTFDLAMQDLYDTMQWLGIAWDEGPVVGGDKGPYIQSERKELYQSYAKKLIDEGKAYYCYCTSGRLDRIRKIQEQNSLPPGYDRHCRNLSEEELAEAKATGVAPVVRLKTPLTGSVMVHDTILGDISRDAKDINPDVILLKSDGMPTYHLANVIDDHLMEITHVLRAQEWVPSAPVHKLIYEAFGWQMPQLCHLPMVMGSDGQKLSKRHGATSVKDFIAKGYLPEALTNYISLLGWSYDDSREFFTKEELEQLFKLERINKAPAVFDYKKLDWFNGQYIRKLSPEEFFARVEPFLSRPIKGQNDAGEEIILEEALFSSQPDTEQLNLIKRALPMVQERITFLNEVGGMLRFLLVRPEIYPVADALPKGLTREQLLDILAKVKPMIADFMAHEDEINEQKMRDFATTEGIKIGALLQPLRVAVTGSKVSPPLFGSIRLLGSEETLLRLDNLIAQL, encoded by the coding sequence ATGAGTGTACGTGTTCGTTATGCGCCTTCGCCCACGGGCTACCAACATATTGGTGGGGCTAGAACTGCATTATTTAATTACTTTTTTGCGCGCTCTCAAGGAGGAAAATTCCTTTTACGTGTCGAAGATACCGATCAAGAACGTACCTTCGATCTCGCCATGCAAGATCTCTATGATACCATGCAGTGGCTGGGCATCGCTTGGGATGAAGGTCCTGTCGTTGGTGGCGATAAAGGTCCTTATATCCAGAGTGAACGTAAAGAATTATACCAATCTTATGCGAAAAAACTTATCGACGAAGGCAAAGCTTACTACTGCTACTGCACCAGCGGACGCCTTGATCGCATCCGTAAAATTCAAGAGCAAAATTCCCTGCCTCCAGGTTATGATCGTCATTGCCGTAATTTAAGCGAGGAGGAGCTTGCCGAGGCAAAAGCCACAGGCGTTGCTCCGGTTGTCCGACTTAAAACGCCTTTGACTGGCAGTGTCATGGTGCACGATACCATCTTAGGGGATATTAGTCGCGATGCTAAAGATATCAACCCCGATGTCATCCTCCTTAAGAGCGATGGCATGCCTACCTACCATCTTGCTAATGTCATCGATGATCATTTAATGGAGATTACCCATGTCCTTCGCGCTCAAGAGTGGGTGCCTAGCGCGCCTGTTCACAAGCTGATTTACGAGGCTTTCGGTTGGCAGATGCCACAACTTTGCCACCTTCCCATGGTGATGGGGAGCGATGGGCAGAAGCTAAGTAAGCGCCACGGAGCGACGAGCGTAAAAGATTTCATTGCAAAAGGTTATCTGCCAGAAGCGCTCACCAATTATATCTCTCTTCTAGGGTGGTCTTACGACGATAGCCGTGAGTTTTTCACCAAGGAGGAGCTAGAGCAACTCTTCAAACTTGAACGTATTAATAAAGCGCCTGCCGTCTTCGATTACAAAAAACTCGATTGGTTTAATGGGCAGTATATTCGTAAATTATCGCCGGAGGAATTTTTTGCCCGCGTAGAACCTTTCCTCTCCCGACCCATCAAGGGACAAAATGATGCAGGAGAAGAGATTATTCTTGAAGAGGCACTCTTCTCTTCTCAGCCCGATACCGAGCAACTAAATTTGATTAAACGTGCCCTACCGATGGTGCAAGAGCGCATCACATTCCTCAATGAGGTGGGTGGCATGCTTCGTTTTCTTTTGGTTCGACCCGAAATTTATCCCGTAGCCGATGCGCTACCTAAGGGACTAACGCGTGAGCAATTGCTCGATATTTTGGCGAAGGTAAAGCCGATGATTGCTGACTTTATGGCACATGAGGATGAGATCAACGAGCAAAAAATGCGTGATTTCGCTACGACTGAAGGTATTAAGATTGGTGCGCTTCTGCAACCCTTGCGTGTTGCCGTTACTGGCTCTAAGGTATCGCCCCCGCTCTTTGGGAGCATCCGTCTGCTTGGTTCGGAAGAGACTCTTCTTCGTTTAGACAACTTAATCGCGCAACTGTAA